Proteins encoded in a region of the Schistosoma mansoni, WGS project CABG00000000 data, supercontig 0274, strain Puerto Rico, whole genome shotgun sequence genome:
- a CDS encoding dep domain containing protein, putative: protein MPYYFSTHHTVPDNVGTLCMVVKQKFKLHYHSRNDSRGFVTDVIISSRGGHNINIGDVIEVYHPEDAHHALFLVTTLSDDLQNHVISVEQSLAHTFKLQQHKNVIVNVINKEVNVPSEYSQSFKQDALSRYYEDFYRVIIQNERFTTDDWKRELGRMQYEVLQFENNIYSYLRNTYPLINKNSNKTKLNICTAMDANLLEVLNMAINLYSGYNIDRNFDRTGKLLFVITPGSGVYHVNENLLLLTKKRVLDLGVGVDLICLAEQPLHAVPLFKILSESFINPEEYVAPHWINCSYFKSAQELKYIEMGKPFPRVKVVSFKHSNDVPISTFFENLPRDDRQSDNQQTNVPKENCDDTIPTTTSITITKSSLPIYRIAYPSYQSPSNQNKRKKSHQLPNEVISGNLTKSHDSITSDYCSPSTVRHQLDGNPTHMTSSITDQSSSVESNLMPICCLNHTTQLSANAITAICRSKQAVSTSSSSYKNLSRSYDSYITSNSSITPLVSSTTVNGIDFGITSHNHIVNVDKYLPNNHIPTLLSRVPSISGSNNSGSGSISGYTTITSLPSVRERCIENGQSKSINDKSQILSIPMTPRNSRNRTQSFNGDQRAKLSYVDNHANFREIHNSVNEANYNVNSEGNSVEVAYLHENAISRCRSK, encoded by the exons ATGCCTTATTACTTCTCAACTCATCATACAGTTCCAGATAATGTTGGA aCTTTATGTATGGTGGTAAAGCAAAAGTTCAAATTACATTATCATTCTCGTAATGATTCACGAGGTTTCGTTACTG ATGTAATAATTAGTTCAAGAGGAGGCCATAATATTAATATTGGAGATGTTATTGAAGTTTATCATCCTGAAGATGCACATCATGCTCTTTTCTTGGTTACAACTCTCAGTGATGATCTACAAAATC ATGTTATCAGTGTGGAACAAAGTCTTGCACATACATTCAAATTGCAACAACATAAAAATGTGATTGTAAATGTGATAAATAAAGAAGTCA ATGTACCTTCTGAATACTCTCAGTCTTTTAAACAAGATGCCTTAAGTAGATATTATGAAGATTTTTACAG AGTGATTATACAAAATGAACGTTTTACAACAGATGATTGGAAACGAGAACTTGGTCGAATGCAATATGAAGTACttcaatttgaaaataatatttactctTATTTACGTAATACTTATCCATTAATTAATAAGAATTCAAATAAAACAAAGTTAAATATTTGTACAGCTATGGATGCTAATCTCTTGGAAGTATTGAATATGGCTATCAATC TTTATTCAGGATATAATATTGATCGAAATTTTGACCGTACTGGTAAACTCCTGTTTGTAATTACACCAGGTTCTGGTGTTTATCATGTCAATGAAAATCttttattattaactaaaaAACGAGTTCTTGATTTAG GTGTTGGAGTAGATTTAATCTGTCTAGCAGAACAACCTCTTCATGCAGTTCCATTGTTTAAA ATTTTATCGGAATCTTTTATAAATCCAGAAGAATATGTTGCACCTCATTGGATCAATTGCAG CTATTTTAAATCAGCACAAGAATTGAAATATATTGAAATGGGTAAACCGTTCCCACGTGTTAAA GTTGTTTCTTTTAAACACTCAAATGATGTACCTATTTCGACATTTTTCGAAAACCTACCAAGAGATGATCGTCAATCTGATAATCAGCAAAC GAACGTTCCAAAGGAAAATTGTGATGATACTATTCCCACTACTACATCTATTACTATCACTAAATCATCTCTTCCTATCTACCGTATCGCCTACCCATCATATCAATCACCATCTAACCAAAACAAACGTAAAAAATCACACCAACTACCGAATGAAGTAATCAGTGGGAATTTAACAAAATCTCACGATTCCATTACAAGTGATTATTGTTCACCATCAACTGTTCGTCATCAACTAGATGGTAATCCTACACATATGACATCATCTATAACAGATCAATCATCTTCCGTAGAATCAAATCTTATGCCTATTTGTTGCTTGAATCATACGACACAGCTTTCAGCGAATGCAATAACAGCTATTTGCAGATCTAAACAAGCTgtttcaacatcatcatcatcatacaagaATTTATCACGAAGTTATGATTCGTATATCACGTCTAATAGTTCTATAACTCCTCTAGTTAGTTCAACTACTGTTAACGGTATCGACTTTGGTATTACTAGTCATAATCATATTGTTAATGTAGATAAATACCTACCAAATAATCATATACCTACGTTATTGTCACGTGTTCCATCGATTAGTGGTAGTAATAacagtggtagtggtagtattAGTGGCTATACAACAATTACCTCGCTTCCATCGGTTCGTGAACGTTGTATAGAAAATGGTCAatcaaaatcaataaatgataaaagTCAAATTTTGTCAATTCCAATGACACCTCGGAATTCAAGAAATCGAACACAAAGTTTTAATGGGGATCAAAGAGCAAAATTATCATATGTTGATAATCATGCCAATTTCAGAGAGATTCATAATTCTGTGAATGAGGCTAATTATAATGTAAATAGTGAAGGAAATAGTGTTGAAGTTGCGTATCTACATGAAAATGCTATTTCTCGTTGTCGAAGTAAGTAA